CCAATCAAAAATAAAATACGTGGTTTGTATTGTATCCGTTTTATGCATCTCAGTTGGATTGTTGTCAGGACAAGAATACCGAATGCCACCCAAAGCTATAGCAGATTTGGTGGATGCTCCACCGACCCCCGGAGTCAGTATTTCACCAAATGGCGACTGGATGCTTTTGATGGAGCGGTATAATTTACCATCTATTGCTGAATTGGCTCAGCCTGAATTACGGATTGCCGGTTTGCGTATCAATCCTCGAAATAATGGTCCCAGTCGATCAAGACCAACAGTAAAATTAACTTTCAAAAATATAAATTCTCTGGATGAAATTGAGGTTAATGGGCTGCCGGATGAGGCACGTATCAATAGTATTCGCTGGTCACCGGACAGCAAACACATTGCCTTTACAATATCGAAAGAAAAAAATATTGAATTATGGGTAGCCGAAACTGCTTCCGGCAAAGCAAGGCGGTTGATTAAGCATTCATTGAACGCTGCTTATGGAGCCCCGCTTTATTGGTTATCGGATAGTAAAACAATTGTTTGTAAAGTAGTAGATAAAAACAGGGGCGCTCCAATCCCGGTTCCTACTGTTCCCGGAGGACCTATTACGCATGAGAATATTGGTAAAACGGCGCCAGCCAGGACTTACCAGGATCTATTAAAAAACCAGTATGATAAGGAATTGTTTGAATACTATTTGTCAGCAAAAATTGTATTGGTTTCGTTGCAAGGCAAAGTTAATGAACTACCGCCTAAGGGATTAATTAGCCGGGTGCAACCATCACCGGATGGCAAATATTTATTGGTAGAAAAAATACATCGACCCTTTTCTTACCTTGTACCTGTCTATCGATTCCCCAGGCGGGTTGAAATCCTGGACCTGGATGGCAAGTTGATTCACCAGGTTGTCGATCTTCCCCTTGCCGAGGAAGTACCTATTGGCAGGGGATCGGTCACTACAGGACCGCGCTCAATTAATTGGCGAGCGGATGCTTCGGCAATGCTTTATTGGGTGGAAGCCCAGGATGGTGGAAATGCAAAGGCAAAAGCGGATATCCGGGATAAGGTGTTTACATTGAATGCGCCCTTTAAAGATAAACCCGAACATCTCATTTCGTTACAGTTCAGGTATAGAGGAATTTATTGGGGGTCAGATGATATCGCCCTGGCTTCCGAAAGATGGCCGCGGAGCAGATTAGCGCGGACATGGCTGGTAAAACCCGGCTTCCGAAATGATGAGCCCGATTTGATATTTGATTATTCTTATGAGGATCGTTATAGCAACCCGGGAAATCCGTTAACCACAACAAGCAAATGGGGAACGTCGGTTCTTCAAACAACTAAAGATAATAAATCTATTTTTCTGAGTGGAACAGGTGCTTCTCCTGAAGGGGACCGTCCCTTCCTGGATAGAATGAATTTAAAATCGAAGGGAAAACAACGGTTGTGGCGTTCAAAAGCTCCATATTATGAGAGGGTTGAGAAGATATTAGATGTGAATAATCTTATGCTACTCACTCGCCGGGAATCCAAAACCAATCCACCAAACTACTTTCTCCGTAATTTAAAAAATGATAAAATTCAACAAATTACCGAATTTCCCCATCCAGCCCCTCAATTGATTGATATTCAAAAAGAATTGATTACCTACGAACGCAAAGATGGAGTGCAATTATCAGGTACATTGTATTTGCCTGCAGGATATAAATTAAGTGATGGTCCTTTACCCATGCTGATGTGGGCCTATCCTCGGGAATTTAAAAGCGCTGCTGCAGCGAGCCAGGTTACCGGTTCACCATACCAGTTTGTGCGCATATCCAGTAGTTCGCCGTTGTTGTTTCTTACCCAGGGATTTGCTGTTCTCGACGGGCCGGGTATGCCGATTGTAGGAGAGGGAGATAAAGAGCCAAATGATACATTTGTTGAACAATTGGTAAGCAGTGCGGAAGCTGCAATTGAAGAAGTTGTGCGCCGGGGAGTCGGTGATAGAGATCGGATGGCTATCAGCGGCCACTCATATGGTGCATTTATGACTGCGAATTTATTGGCTCATTCTGATCTGTTTAGAGCAGGCATAGCCAGAAGCGGTGCATACAATCGAACGTTTACGCCTTTTGGTTTCCAAAATGAAGAGAGGACATTCTGGCAAGCACCTGACGTATATTTTAAAATGTCACCTTTTATGCATGCGGACAAAGTCAATGAACCGATTCTGTTGATTCACGGCGTTGCGGATAATAATTCAGGGACATTTCCGATTCAAAGTATACGCTACTATAATGCACTTAAAGGCCATGGAGCCACAGCCAGGTTGGTAATGCTTCCCCATGAGAGTCACGGATATCGGGCCAGGGAATCAGTCATGCATACTCTATGGGAAATGTCTCAATGGCTGGACAAATATGTAAAGAATGCGGCTCCACGTAAAACGACTCTCGGAAGCAGGTAGTTAACTTTATATAACTCCTTTGATGGCAATTGCCTGATTAGAAAGAATCTAAATCAAAGTGGTATTGATAATCTAGTTTTCCGTTATTAATGAAAATTATCCTTCATGGAATATCTCTTAATCTGCTTAGTTGCACTTATTGCATCGGGTTTAACTTTTTTATCTGGATTTGGATTAGGTACCATATTACTTCCCGCGTTTGCTTTATTTTTTCCAATCGATATGGCAATTGCAATGACTGCCCTGGTCCACTTTATCAATAACTTGTTTAAAATGGGCCTGGTTGGAAAATTTATTGATAAGTCAGTAGCGTTAAAATTTGGATTACCTGCATTTTTCACCAGTTTTTTAGGTGCAACAATATTGGTCTGGCTAACAGGATTACAACCGGTTCTTACTTATACTGCCCTGGGTGCTGAACATCAAATTATGCCTATAAAATTAGTGGTCGCTATTTTGATGTTGGTATTTGGCTTTTTGGAAATTTTACCCAGGTTTTCCGCTATATCTTTTCAGCCAAAATTCCTTTTTCTAGGGGGAGCATTAAGTGGATTTTTTGGCGGCATATCCGGTCACCAGGGCGCATTGAGAAGCGCTTTCCTTGTTAAATTAGGTCTATCTAAAGAAGCATTTATTGCCACTGGCGTCTTAATTGCTTGTTTTGTAGACATCACCAGGATTTTTGTTTATAGCTCTCACTATACATTGGATATTATCAGAGGCCATTTCTTTTTATTACTAGCTGCAGTGCTATCAGCTTTTTTGGGTGCAACAATCGGTAATAGGCTTCTGAAAAAAATAACGATGAGGGGAATTCAATATATAGTATCAATTTTCTTGATTTTTATAGCAGTAATACTGGGTTTGGGAATTATTTAGAAAAGAAAAATAAAATCGAACGAATACTACGGTAATGAAAAATCGGTGTGAGTGGGTTTCTTCGGATCCTTTGTATATCGATTATCATGATAGTGAGTGGGGTGTCCCTGTTTATGATGATCAAAAGCTTTTTGAAGCGGTGATCCTGGACGGTTTTCAAGCTGGATTGAGCTGGTTAACCATTTTAAGAAAGCGTGAAAACTTTAGAAAAGCATTCGATGATTTTGATGCGACTTTAATAACCAATTATGATCAAAAAAAAATCAATGAATTATTAAATGATGCTGGAATTATCCGGAATAAATTGAAGGTTCGTGCAGCCGTGACCAACGCCCAAGCTTATTTAGAAATCCAAAAGGAATTCGGAAGTTTTGAAAAGTATATTTGGCAATTTACAGACCATAAAATGAAAATAAATCATTGGCAAAGCTTAAAAGAAATTCCGGCCAAAACCGCAGAATCAGATGAAATGAGTAAAGATATGAAGAAAAGAGGTTTTAAGTTTGTCGGATCCACAATTTGTTACGCCTTTATGCAGGCAGTGGGAATGGTCAATGATCATACGACTGATTGCTTTCGATATGATGAAGTAATAAAATTAATTAAACCAGGTTAGGTGTTTTGCATTTGTGGACTATGAATTATTCAGAATATTTTGCAAACAAAAAAAAGGAGAGGAATTACAGATGTCTAAAAAGATTCAAACAATTTCAGTTCTTTGGTTAATATTCATTTTAGGATTCATCATCTCATGTGCTGTGAATCCTGTTACGGGAAAACGAGAATTGATGTTGATCTCAACTAAAGATGAGGCAGCCCTTGGTAAAAGCACTGACAAACAAGTCGTTGAACAATACGGAATTTACGATGATCCGAATTTACAAGGTTATTTAGCTGAAGTTGGAAATAAACTAGCTGTAAACTCTCATTTGCCGGATTTGCAGTACAATTTCAAAGTAGTTGATTCTGAAATTCTAAACGCTTTTGCAGTACCTGGCGGCTATGTTTATTTTACCCGGGGAATTATGGCGCACTTAAATTCCGAGGCGGAAATGGCAGGAGTTATGGGGCATGAAATTGGCCACATAACTGCACGGCACACGGCTAAACAAATTACACGTCAGCAAATTGCACAATTTGGTATTGGTGTTGGCTCAATTTTATCAGAAACATTTAGTAAATATTCAAACTTAACAGGTTTTGGCGTTGGATTACTTTTTTTGCGATTTAGCCGGGATAATGAACGTCAATCAGATCAATTGGGGGTTGAGTATTCTACGAAATCCGGGTATGATGCTTTGCATATGGCTAATTTCTTTCATACACTGGAAAGGATGAGGCCAGAAGACGGAAGTGGTATTCCTTCCTGGATGTCTACTCACCCCGAACCGGAAAATCGTGTTGTTTCAGTTAGGAACATGGCCAAAGAATGGCAAGCAAAATACCCGGGAACAAAATTTTCCACAGGCCGAGATGCTTATTTAAAGAAAATCGATGGCATTGTCTATGGGCCGGATCCCAGGCAGGGCTTTGTTGAAAATAACAACTTTTATCATCCAGTTCTCAAATTCCAATTTCCTGTTCCATTTGATTGGAATGTGAATAATTTACCTACTCAAGTACAAATGACTTCGAAAGCACAGAATGCATTCATCCTGTTTTCATTAGCAAAACAACCAGATCCTGGGTCAGCTGCTCTAGATTTTATTCAGAACTCAAAAGCGACAGTCGTGGAAAATAAACCCAGAACAGTAAATGGAATGCCTGCAAGGATGTTAATATCCGATATTATTTCCGATCAAACAAATTTACGCATTCTATCCTATTTTATCCAAAAGTCACAACAAGTTTATATTTTTCATGGCTTGAGCAAAAAAGCGGATTTCAATAAATTTGCAGATGAATTTGAAAAGACAATGACAAATTTTAATCATGTAAATGACCCGAAAATCCTGAATGTAAAACCTGAGAGGATAAGGCTCCATAGAGTTCAAACGCAAGGAAGTCTAAAAATGGAATTGACAAAATTAAGTATAAGTGACGACATGCAAAACAAAATTGCTTTGTTAAATGGGATGCTGTTAGAAGATAAACTCGAAAGAGGAACGTTGATTAAAATTGTTTCCAAGAATTGATTGAATTGAGAAGGTAATTATCCAGTCATGGAAAAAATTTGGTTGAAAAATTATGAGGAAGGAGTGCCCGAGACATTCGAAGTTCCGGACACCACGTTTTATAAAATTCTTCTTGAAAATGCCAGTCAGTTTGGAGTGAACCCGGCATTTTTATTTTATGGCAGGACCATCAATTATGAACAATTGCGGCAATTAGTAGATCAGTTTTCCTCAATTCTTTTTGAACTTGGTGTTCGTAAAAACACCCGTGTTGCCGTCCATTTACCGAACATTCCGCAATATGCAATAGTTCATTATGCCATTCTAAAATTGGGCGGTATAGTAATTCCTACAAATCCACTCTATGTTGAGCGGGAAATCAAACATCAGATGAATGACAGCGGCGCAGAAATTATTGTTACGCTGGATATTTTATTCAAGCGAATCAAAAATGTGTGGTCAGAGACCAGTATTAAAAAAGTAATTGTGACAGGTATTAAGGAATACTTACCGGGCTTGCTAAAATTCTTTTATCCGATAAAGGCTAAAAAAGAAGGGAATTTTGTGAAGATTCAACCTGAAGAGAATGTATTCTTCTTCCAGGAATTGATGAAAAGAAACTGGAGAGCTATTCCGGAGGAGCAAATTACTCCTGATGATACAGCAATGTTCCTTTACACTGGTGGAACTACTGGTTTATCTAAAGGTGCCGTTTTGACCCATAAAAACTTGATCGCCAATGTTTACCAGATTCGTTCATGGACGACAGACTGCATTGAGGGTAAAGAAAGTATACTTTCAGCGCTTCCTTTTTTCCATAGTTATGGTTTAACCACATGCCTTCATTATGCTCTTATTACAAAATCGAATGCAATTTTAATTCCACGTTTTGAAGTAAAATTAGTGCTAAGCACAATTCAAAAGTACAATGCCTCTATGTTTCCAGGTGTACCCACAATGTACATTGCTATTAACAGCTTCCCTAATGTAAAAAAATATAATCTGAAATCCGTTAAAGGATGTATGAGTGGCGGAGCTGCGTTACCCGTTGAGGTTCAAAAGGAATTCGAACAAATTACAGGTGGTCGCCTGGTTGAAGGATATGGTCTTTCTGAAACTTCGCCTGTAACCCATTCCAACCCGATGCATGGTTTGAGGAAAGAAGGATCCATAGGGGTTCCAATTCCATTAACTTCAGCAAAAATTGTTGATTCAAATACTATGGAAGAATTACAAGTAGGGGATATCGGTGAACTTGCTGTTTCTGGTCCACAGGTGATGCAGGGATACTGGAATAAACCCGATGAAACGGCTAATGTATTACGGGACGGATGGTTATTTACCGGGGATATGGCAAAGATGGATGAGGACGGTTATTTTTACATCGTGGATCGTAAAAAGGATATGATTATTGCCGGTGGATTTAATATTTATCCAAGGGATATTGAGGAGGTTTTATTTACTCATCCAAAAATTAAAGAAGCCGTCGTTGCCGGAGTGCCAGATGATTATCTAGGTGAAACTGTAAAAGCATATATTATTCTTAAACAAGGAGAACAAGCAACTGTTGAAGAAATAACGGAATTTTGCAGGCAAAACCTTGCTAAATATAAAATCCCTAAAATAATAGAATTTCGCAACGAACTACCAAAATCGATGATTGGAAAAGTATTAAGAAGGGTATTGGTTGAGGAGGAAAAGAACAAATTGAAAACAGATTAATCAAATAGGCAAATTTGCATTGTTTCTAAAATAATAATAAGTTGTTATAATTAAATTTGAGGTATCTTCCGATAGTTAAACATGCAACAAAATGATGAATTGACACAAGTGCCTAACGCCAAAATCCATATAGAAAGCTGCGATAGTAAAAACAGGGTCTTTCGAATTATTCCGAATGACTCGTTTAACTATAAGGAGGATATTCAGCTTCTCACTCAAACGTTTGAAAACTTGGTCAGAGCCAACAAAACGCATCTAATCCTTGATCTTAAAAATGTTAGATATCCAAATGCAAGTCTTATTGCCAACTTGATTGAATTTACTTCTTTACTGAGAAGAAGTGGTGGAGATTTATTACTTGCAAATATCTCAGAATCGGCGCGAATGAATTTTATGACTTTTAGTCCTTTCAGTTATTTGCGTGTAGTTGATGATTCCGGGGACAGCAACGACATCCACAATGAGATCGAATTTTCAGGAAAACAGGGTGGTGCTGAAGGTGATTCATCAAATATCCTTCCTTTCGATATTACGAGTTCGCGAAATGTTGAGGAGGATAATGTAATTTCAGTAGATGAGATTTTAGATATTTCTAAAAACCCCTCAGTACCAACAGTAACTGTGGATGTCAAATCCGATGGAATGAATTTTGAAGATCTGGTTGATGAGGATTCATTAGAGTTAAGAGAACCCGAAAGCGATCATATCGTAATACATAGCCGGGAAGATCATCTATACAAAATGACTAATTTTGTGACGGCAATGGCTGAAAGAGCCGGGTTTGATGAAACTGAGATTTCGAGGATAAAGATTTCAGTTTACGAAGCAGGCGTTAATATCATCGAGCATGCGTACAATTATGATTCTCAAAAATACATTGAAATAGTAGTAAAATTCGATAGCAGTAAATTCATGATTACATTAATGGATCGTGGCGAAGGGTTTAATTACGATCCGGATAAGGATTACGACGCAGTTGAAGCCGCCGAGGAAAAACGGACCGGTGGATTTGGGTTGCATATTATTAAGCGATCTATGGATGATGTCAATTATGAATCAGATCCAAAATGGGGCAATCGCTTAACCTTGATAAAAAATATCGATTAATCTTCAGACACATTATTTATTTCCCAATTTCAATAGATTTTCACTCCTAATATTCCTTGCTTGCTAACTAAAAATGATGGAATACAACACGCGGTATCTGTATATTTATATTCGTAATTAATCGACTATTCAAATTGGCAATGAAACCTTTTTGATCGACGTCGTTTATATATCAAAGGATTCTAACTTGTTTTTATTTTTATGAGGATGTAAAATGTTTTATTTTTTTGATTCAACAATGATTTTACTTATTCCAGCATTTCTTCTAGCAATTTACGCACAATTCAAAGTCAGAAAGACGTTTAAGAAATTTTCAAAAGTACAGTCCGCATGGGGCAGAAAGGGATCTGCTGTCGTAGAGGACATTGCGCGGCATAATCAGCTATTCGATGTAAGTATAGAGCAGGGAAAAGGAACACTTTCAGATCATTATGATCCGCGTACTAAAAAAGTAGTCCTTTCTCCTGAAAATTATAATGGAAGTTCGATTGCGTCATTGAGTGTAGCCGCCCACGAAATCAGCCATGCTATTCAACATAAAGTTGGTTATGGGCCTTTACAATTTCGGCACGCAATTCTTCCGGCAGCAAATATCGGTTCTACGATGGCATTTCCATTATTTTTTATTGGATGGTTCATGTCAATTGGCCCTTTGTTGCAAGCTGGAATCATTTTATTTTCAGGTGTCGTTTTATTCCAACTAATCACTCTTCCTGTTGAATTTGATGCTTCATCCCGGGCAATCCGAATTCTAAAAACAGGCGGCTATTTGACACCGCAAGAAATTCCGATGGCTAAAAAAGTTTTAAATGCAGCAGCATTGACATATGTAGCCGCCACTGCGGTCTCCCTAATTCATTTAATTCGCATGGTTCTTTTAAGCCAGGATGATTGATGGGAAAGAAGAAATAGTTTTGAATTTGAGAATCTCCTTTTCAATAGGAAGGTAAATGATGAAAAAAGAAAATAAATATTTAATATATATTGGCCTGATATTCCTAGGTGTGGCTATTGGTGTGATATTTACCAGCAAGTTTGAATTAACGCCAACCGGACAAGCGAGCAGCAAAACAACATTTGTAGATGAGAATTTTTCATTTCAGACAAACAATAATAATTATCCTTCAACTTCTGCAAATAGTCCGTTTGCCAATTCTTTTATCGAAATCAATAAAAGAGTTACGCCTGCCGTAGTTAGTATTGAAACTGAAAGAGTGGTTTCCAAAGTAGATGTGAAAAAGTATCATGAAGATGAGAACAAGCTTTGGGACCTCTTTCAGGATAAGTTAAATCCTTTCCGATCTCCTCAACGATTTCCGATGAGGGGTTCAGGCTCTGGAATAATTGTGCATGAAAAAGGATATATACTTACTAATACGCATGTAGTTGATGATGCTTCCCGCCTAGAAGTTACTTTAACTGATAATAGGAAGTTTAGGGGAAGAATAGTAGGTATTGATCCACTTACCGAAGTAGCGGTAATCAAAATTAAGGGTGATAATCTGCCGGTAGCTCAATTGGGCAATTCAGATAATCTTCAGGTTGGAGAATGGGTAATGGCTATCGGAAACCCATTGGAGCTTCGATTTACAGTAACAGCCGGTATCATTAGCGCAATCGGCCGAAATATGAATATCATACAGGACAGTTGGGGAATCGAAAATTTCATTCAAACTGATGCTGTAATCAACCCGGGAAATAGCGGCGGGGCAATGGTAAACTTACAGGGAGAAGTAATTGGAGTGAACACGGCTATTGCAACCAGAACAGGATTCTATGAGGGGTATGGTTTTGCGATCCCGATTAATTTAGCCAAAACGATTATGGAAGATCTAATTACAAAAGGTCGGGTGGCCAGGGCGTATTTAGGTATATTGATGCAACCAATGGATCAAAAAAAAGCCAAAGCTTACGGGTTAGAGAGGCCGGTTGGGATTTTTATTGATGCTGTGCTAAAAGATAGCCCTGCGGATGATGCAGGAGTAAAATCTGAAGATATTTTAGTTGATGTCGATGGCGTTGAAATCGTACGGACGAACCAGGTACAATCCATAATTGCCCAAAAAAAACCGGGTACGCAAGTAGATATCATTGTAATTCGGGATGGGCAAAGAAGAAATATTTCAGTACTATTAGAGGAAAGACAAAACAGTGAAAAACAAGTTAGTTATTATGTCCCGGATGAATCGGAAGAAGAACCAAAATTATTAGGATTACGAGTACAAACATTAAAAAGAAAACAAGCCAGGGAATTGGGTTTAAGCAATGTTAAAGGAGTATTGGTGGTTAATGTAAGTCGTTTTAGCAACGCTTCCCAGGCAGGTTTATTTGTAAACGATGTAATTTTAAAGATTAATAATGATGAAATTACTGATGAAGAGAATTTTTGGAATAGTCTCGAGCGATTGGAATCTGGTGATGTTGCTAAAATTTATATTTATAACCGATCCAATCAGACGAAAGCTACTGTTAGTCACAGATTTCTTGAAATACCCTAATTCAGTAGAATATGAGTTATGGTAAATATAAGGTTCGTGGCAGCATCTACTTTATTGTAGGATTATTGGGTATTCTTTATGAAACTTTATTTAAGCATTCTCCTGAAACCATCGTGATAATACTTTATGTTGCAATAATTGGTATAGGTGTGGTTTCGATAACTAAATTAAAAGAGCATAAAGATCCAAATTAAGGAACCTGTTATTTAGATAATTCTTCCCCGCCTAGTGTATTTTTGATTCTCAGTAAACAATAATTTGAACGATTTATTTCGTTCATTTGTATTGCAATTATTATTTCAAGGAACTACCTTGATCCGTCATTAAATTTGTGAATTTTATTAATTATTTTGTGCGGAGGAACAGTTGTTAACAAGTATTATGCGATCAATTATAAATATACTATTCATTATTTCTTCACTATACTTAACCGGTTGTGGAGGAGATGAACAATCTCAAGGTCAGTTTGACCGTAGGCGAGGATCTTTTGCCGGATCTCAAACAGGGTCTCTCCCAGTCAAAGTGGATACAGTCAAATCCGAAACCATATCTACATTCATCTTAACCAATACAACCTTAGAGGCTCAAAGGACTGTCAATGTAATCGCCCGAGTTAGCGGAATTGTCAAAGACTATTATTTTGAAGAAGGAGCAGTTGTTAAAAAAGGAGACCAGCTTGTTAAATTGGATGACCGTGAATTAAAATTAAGCATGGAATTAGCTAAATCCCGGGCAGAAAATACACTGCGTCTTTTCGATCGATCGAAAGAAATGTTTGAAAAAAGCCTGATAAGTAAAGAAACTTACGATGATGCTAAATTTCAATATGAAACATTGGAATCTCAATTTCAAAGCGCGAGGCTGCAATGGGAATATACTTCAATTACCGCTCCAATAAATGGTGTGATTACAATACGGTCGCTAGAATTGGGGGATTATATTACTACAAATCGAATTGTTTGCTCAATTGCTGATTATGACTTATTATTAGCCAAGATATTTATTCCGGAAAGGGAAATATCAAACATCCGCCCAAATCAATTTGCAAAAATAACTGTGGAAGCTTTATCGGATCAAGAATTTTCCGGGAAAGTTCAAATGATCAATCCGGTGGTTGATCCAAATAGTGGGACGGTTAAGGTTACAGTCGAGATTGCGAGAAAGTCTTCAGGTTTGTTGCCAGGTATGTTTGTATCTGTTTTTTTACTGACAGATACGCATAATAACGCAACCACGATTCCAAAGAAGTCGTTGGTTTTAGAAAGCGAAACGGATCGGGTCTTCGTGTTTGAAAATGGTTCGGCTGTTATGCGAGACGTAAATATAGGATTTACCGAAGGAGATAGGATAGAAATACTTGAAGGAGTTCAACCTGATGAATGGGTCATTTCAGTCGGACATGAAGGCCTTCGTGATGGTTCCAGTGTTCGTATAGTAGGCACTTCTACTTCAATG
This sequence is a window from candidate division KSB1 bacterium. Protein-coding genes within it:
- a CDS encoding prolyl oligopeptidase family serine peptidase, whose amino-acid sequence is MVCIVSVLCISVGLLSGQEYRMPPKAIADLVDAPPTPGVSISPNGDWMLLMERYNLPSIAELAQPELRIAGLRINPRNNGPSRSRPTVKLTFKNINSLDEIEVNGLPDEARINSIRWSPDSKHIAFTISKEKNIELWVAETASGKARRLIKHSLNAAYGAPLYWLSDSKTIVCKVVDKNRGAPIPVPTVPGGPITHENIGKTAPARTYQDLLKNQYDKELFEYYLSAKIVLVSLQGKVNELPPKGLISRVQPSPDGKYLLVEKIHRPFSYLVPVYRFPRRVEILDLDGKLIHQVVDLPLAEEVPIGRGSVTTGPRSINWRADASAMLYWVEAQDGGNAKAKADIRDKVFTLNAPFKDKPEHLISLQFRYRGIYWGSDDIALASERWPRSRLARTWLVKPGFRNDEPDLIFDYSYEDRYSNPGNPLTTTSKWGTSVLQTTKDNKSIFLSGTGASPEGDRPFLDRMNLKSKGKQRLWRSKAPYYERVEKILDVNNLMLLTRRESKTNPPNYFLRNLKNDKIQQITEFPHPAPQLIDIQKELITYERKDGVQLSGTLYLPAGYKLSDGPLPMLMWAYPREFKSAAAASQVTGSPYQFVRISSSSPLLFLTQGFAVLDGPGMPIVGEGDKEPNDTFVEQLVSSAEAAIEEVVRRGVGDRDRMAISGHSYGAFMTANLLAHSDLFRAGIARSGAYNRTFTPFGFQNEERTFWQAPDVYFKMSPFMHADKVNEPILLIHGVADNNSGTFPIQSIRYYNALKGHGATARLVMLPHESHGYRARESVMHTLWEMSQWLDKYVKNAAPRKTTLGSR
- a CDS encoding sulfite exporter TauE/SafE family protein; translated protein: MEYLLICLVALIASGLTFLSGFGLGTILLPAFALFFPIDMAIAMTALVHFINNLFKMGLVGKFIDKSVALKFGLPAFFTSFLGATILVWLTGLQPVLTYTALGAEHQIMPIKLVVAILMLVFGFLEILPRFSAISFQPKFLFLGGALSGFFGGISGHQGALRSAFLVKLGLSKEAFIATGVLIACFVDITRIFVYSSHYTLDIIRGHFFLLLAAVLSAFLGATIGNRLLKKITMRGIQYIVSIFLIFIAVILGLGII
- a CDS encoding DNA-3-methyladenine glycosylase I, with amino-acid sequence MKNRCEWVSSDPLYIDYHDSEWGVPVYDDQKLFEAVILDGFQAGLSWLTILRKRENFRKAFDDFDATLITNYDQKKINELLNDAGIIRNKLKVRAAVTNAQAYLEIQKEFGSFEKYIWQFTDHKMKINHWQSLKEIPAKTAESDEMSKDMKKRGFKFVGSTICYAFMQAVGMVNDHTTDCFRYDEVIKLIKPG
- a CDS encoding M48 family metalloprotease: MSKKIQTISVLWLIFILGFIISCAVNPVTGKRELMLISTKDEAALGKSTDKQVVEQYGIYDDPNLQGYLAEVGNKLAVNSHLPDLQYNFKVVDSEILNAFAVPGGYVYFTRGIMAHLNSEAEMAGVMGHEIGHITARHTAKQITRQQIAQFGIGVGSILSETFSKYSNLTGFGVGLLFLRFSRDNERQSDQLGVEYSTKSGYDALHMANFFHTLERMRPEDGSGIPSWMSTHPEPENRVVSVRNMAKEWQAKYPGTKFSTGRDAYLKKIDGIVYGPDPRQGFVENNNFYHPVLKFQFPVPFDWNVNNLPTQVQMTSKAQNAFILFSLAKQPDPGSAALDFIQNSKATVVENKPRTVNGMPARMLISDIISDQTNLRILSYFIQKSQQVYIFHGLSKKADFNKFADEFEKTMTNFNHVNDPKILNVKPERIRLHRVQTQGSLKMELTKLSISDDMQNKIALLNGMLLEDKLERGTLIKIVSKN
- a CDS encoding long-chain fatty acid--CoA ligase, coding for MEKIWLKNYEEGVPETFEVPDTTFYKILLENASQFGVNPAFLFYGRTINYEQLRQLVDQFSSILFELGVRKNTRVAVHLPNIPQYAIVHYAILKLGGIVIPTNPLYVEREIKHQMNDSGAEIIVTLDILFKRIKNVWSETSIKKVIVTGIKEYLPGLLKFFYPIKAKKEGNFVKIQPEENVFFFQELMKRNWRAIPEEQITPDDTAMFLYTGGTTGLSKGAVLTHKNLIANVYQIRSWTTDCIEGKESILSALPFFHSYGLTTCLHYALITKSNAILIPRFEVKLVLSTIQKYNASMFPGVPTMYIAINSFPNVKKYNLKSVKGCMSGGAALPVEVQKEFEQITGGRLVEGYGLSETSPVTHSNPMHGLRKEGSIGVPIPLTSAKIVDSNTMEELQVGDIGELAVSGPQVMQGYWNKPDETANVLRDGWLFTGDMAKMDEDGYFYIVDRKKDMIIAGGFNIYPRDIEEVLFTHPKIKEAVVAGVPDDYLGETVKAYIILKQGEQATVEEITEFCRQNLAKYKIPKIIEFRNELPKSMIGKVLRRVLVEEEKNKLKTD
- a CDS encoding ATP-binding protein; the encoded protein is MQQNDELTQVPNAKIHIESCDSKNRVFRIIPNDSFNYKEDIQLLTQTFENLVRANKTHLILDLKNVRYPNASLIANLIEFTSLLRRSGGDLLLANISESARMNFMTFSPFSYLRVVDDSGDSNDIHNEIEFSGKQGGAEGDSSNILPFDITSSRNVEEDNVISVDEILDISKNPSVPTVTVDVKSDGMNFEDLVDEDSLELREPESDHIVIHSREDHLYKMTNFVTAMAERAGFDETEISRIKISVYEAGVNIIEHAYNYDSQKYIEIVVKFDSSKFMITLMDRGEGFNYDPDKDYDAVEAAEEKRTGGFGLHIIKRSMDDVNYESDPKWGNRLTLIKNID
- a CDS encoding zinc metallopeptidase yields the protein MFYFFDSTMILLIPAFLLAIYAQFKVRKTFKKFSKVQSAWGRKGSAVVEDIARHNQLFDVSIEQGKGTLSDHYDPRTKKVVLSPENYNGSSIASLSVAAHEISHAIQHKVGYGPLQFRHAILPAANIGSTMAFPLFFIGWFMSIGPLLQAGIILFSGVVLFQLITLPVEFDASSRAIRILKTGGYLTPQEIPMAKKVLNAAALTYVAATAVSLIHLIRMVLLSQDD